The genome window GAAGTTTATCATCTGCCGGATCTGACTACTGAAGACTTTGAAGATTCCCTGCGGCTTTTGTGCGATTACGGGATAAAGACCATCCCCCATGTGGTTATTGGTCTGCACTACGGAAGGATTGTGGGCGAGCATGATGCCCTGGAGATTATTTCAAGATATCCGGTGGAAGCGGTGGTTTTGGTAGGTCTATTGCCCCAGATAGGCACTCCTATGGCCGAGATAAACCCGCCCACCCCAGAGGAGATGGGAGAAATATTCCAGGAGGCCCGCCGTCTTTTTCCGAAGACCCCTGTCCTTTTAGGCTGTCAACGGCCGCTGGGTGAGCATAAGCTGAAAACAGATAGGCTGGCCCTTGAAGCTGGTTTAAACGGTATTGCCTATCCAGCCGAGGGTGTGGTAAGCCTGGCTAAAAAGATGGGACTAAATCCTCACTTCAGCCAAATGTGCTGCTCCCTTGTGGCATTCGGATAAGGAGGAGCTTTAATGTCTTCTAAATGGTCTCTTTGGGATACAGGTGTCAAATCAGCCGCCGAGAATATTGCCCTGGATTCGGTTTTGCTTGAGGCCAAGGCTGAGGGGAAGATTCCCAATATCCTGCGGTTTCTGCAGTTCTCTCCTCCCGCGGTGTTGGTTGGCTATCACCAAACGGTTGAACAGGAAGTCCGGGTAGAGTTTTGCCGGCAGCAGGGGATTGATGTCAATAGACGAATAACCGGTGGTGGGGCGATATACTTTGATGAGTCCCAGCTTGGCTGGGAGTTGATCGCTGCCAAGGCTGATCTGGGCTATCGCTTGGACAGGGTAACGGAACTGGTTTGTGAGGCAGTGGTTAAGGGGCTGGGGAAGTTGGGAATTAAGGCCGGCTTTAGGCCACGTAATGATATTGAAGTCAACGGCCGCAAGATTTCGGGAACAGGCGGGATATTCGAGGATGGCGCCGTGCTGTTCCAGGGAACCCTGTTAGTAGATTTTGATGTCGAGACAATGATTCGCGCCTTGCGTATCCCTACTGAGAAACTGGCTGACAAGGATCTGAAATCCGTCCGCCAAAGGGTAACCTGCCTGCGAGAGGAATTGGGAGAAGCCCCGCCTCTTGAGGAAATTAAGCAGGCCTTGCAGGCAGGAGTTGAGGAAGCCCTGGGGATAGAATTTTCGAGTCTCGGGTTCTGGGCAGCCGCTGGCGGGTCGTCGGATTTCGAGTGGGATGATTTGGAAGGGCGGCTTCTTAAGCCAAAGAAGGCCCAATTTGCCTCAAAAGACTGGATTGAATCCATAAGAGAGCCTCTCGAAAATAGACAGACCCTGAGAGGCACTCACCGGACGAAAGGGGGCTTAATTAGGGCCTGGGCAGTAGTGGATGCAAAGCGAAAGCTGCTCAAACAGGCACTGATTACAGGGGACTTCTTTATCTCTCCGACGCGAACGATATTCGATCTGGAAGCAGCTTTAAAGGATGTCCCCTGCGCGGAGGTCAGCCAGCGGATTGAGGGCTTCTTTGAAAGCAGGCAGCCCCAGATGTCGGGCTTGACGCCGGCGGATTTTGCCACGGCGTTTCTATCTGCTTTAGAGAAGGTTGATTATCCTGGTCTGGGCATCCCTTTAGAAGAGGCAAACCATCTGTTCACGGTGAACGGGAGGCTTCAGGATATTCTTAAGTCACCGTCGGTCTTGCTGCTGCCTTATTGCGCCAAGCTGGTAGGGTGTAAGTATCGACATAATGACGGGTGTGCCAAATGTGGCCAATGCAGCATTGGGACAGCCTACGAGCTGGCAGACCAACATGGGCTTACTCCCATCAGTATTCGGAGTTATGAACATCTTCAGACCACGCTTCAGGCATTCAAGAAGGTTGGGGTGAAATCTTACATTGGCTGTTGCTGTGAGACATTTTTTGCCAAGCGGCAGCGTATATTTAAAGAGGCCGGTGTCCCAGGCGTCTTGATTGATATCGAGAACAGCACCTGTTACGACCTTGACCGGGAATCTGAAGCCTTAGCCGGTGAGTTTGAGAATCAGACTCACTTGAGGGTGAACCTGCTGGAAAAGGTAATGGGCCAAGTGGCTAAAGAGCTTGAGCCCAAAGAAAAAAATCCTTGCAGGAATCTATTTCAATGAGTATAATACAGTTAAGGTGATAATTCACGCTTTAAGGTTGGTCACTATAACCAGGTTTCTTTAAGAAACCCGGTTTTTATCGTCTCGGTTTTGGAATTTGCTTTAACTCGATGTTCAAGGTTTTCTTATAAACCGCTAAAGCGGTTACTTTAATTTATTAGTGTCCCACAATTCACCCCGATAAATCGGCGTGCTATTCTCAGGCTTACTTGAGTTTAGCACCCTGATTTATCAGGGTGTTACGGATAGGATAACATCCAGAATCATAACCGCTTTAGCGGTTTCAACCCCTGAAAATCTGATGGCGCAGGTCGAAAAACCTTGAACATCGAGTCTAAGTAAATAACTTGAATGAAAAAGGGGGGAAGAAATGGGGGAATTACATTTACACAGTTTAATTGAAAAATTAATTGAAAAATTAATTGAAAAAGAGGATGAACTTTACTCAGCAGTTTGTCTTGAACTTAATATTGCTTCTCAAGGGAAAACAATTAATGAAGCTAAAAAGAATTTGCAGGAAGCAGTAGAGCTATATCTTGAGGATGTCCTTGAAGCAGGAGACGAAGAGGAGTTTATTCCTCGTCCGGCGCCGGCGGAGGAGTGGATAAAGTTCTTTGAGGCTGAAGCTAAATTACTGGCTAAGGAGTTGCCTAAGGTTAGCTTACCGAAGAAGATCAAGTTAGAGGAAATGGTTGGATAGTTTTTAAGAACTGAGGGGGAAAATGCTTCTTTGTGATGTCCTGGTAATTGGCGCCGGCCCGGCCGGCAGCACCGCGGCTAAATTTGCGGCTAAGGCAGGCGCTAAAGTCATCCTGCTGGAAAAAAGAAAACATGTGGGCCGGCCGGTTCAATGTGCTGAGTATGTGCCCTGGCAGATTACTCAAGAGGTGGAATTGCCGACGAATGTGCTTGCCCAGCGGATTGATGCCATGCGAACCCATCTGCCGGCTGGCGAGGCGGTAGAGACCTCCGCGAAGGGGTTTATCATCTACCGTGACCTTTTCGATCAGGCCCTGGCTAAGGCAGCGGTTGATAGTGGGGCAGAACTCTTCCTCCAAACAAGGGCGGTAGGTTATGAAGAGGGGTTGGTTCGGGCAAGCCAGGGAGGCCAGCAGATACAGATTAAAGCCAGGGTGATGGTAGGGG of bacterium contains these proteins:
- a CDS encoding DUF116 domain-containing protein is translated as MSSKWSLWDTGVKSAAENIALDSVLLEAKAEGKIPNILRFLQFSPPAVLVGYHQTVEQEVRVEFCRQQGIDVNRRITGGGAIYFDESQLGWELIAAKADLGYRLDRVTELVCEAVVKGLGKLGIKAGFRPRNDIEVNGRKISGTGGIFEDGAVLFQGTLLVDFDVETMIRALRIPTEKLADKDLKSVRQRVTCLREELGEAPPLEEIKQALQAGVEEALGIEFSSLGFWAAAGGSSDFEWDDLEGRLLKPKKAQFASKDWIESIREPLENRQTLRGTHRTKGGLIRAWAVVDAKRKLLKQALITGDFFISPTRTIFDLEAALKDVPCAEVSQRIEGFFESRQPQMSGLTPADFATAFLSALEKVDYPGLGIPLEEANHLFTVNGRLQDILKSPSVLLLPYCAKLVGCKYRHNDGCAKCGQCSIGTAYELADQHGLTPISIRSYEHLQTTLQAFKKVGVKSYIGCCCETFFAKRQRIFKEAGVPGVLIDIENSTCYDLDRESEALAGEFENQTHLRVNLLEKVMGQVAKELEPKEKNPCRNLFQ